In Lineus longissimus chromosome 9, tnLinLong1.2, whole genome shotgun sequence, one genomic interval encodes:
- the LOC135494045 gene encoding uncharacterized protein LOC135494045, translated as MELHVFTDASELSFAASAYLRYPIEDGYNSSLLASKSRVAPLKMLSIPRLELQGALIGSRLVGTLETELNLPIKRKVYWTDSEIVLKYINNPARRFKPFVANRVAKILVNTDVSEWRHVPTDQNPADISSRGLKLRELI; from the coding sequence ATGGAGCTGCATGTGTTCACTGACGCGTCCGAACTATCCTTTGCCGCCTCCGCATATTTGCGCTATCCAATCGAGGATGGATACAATAGTTCACTTCTTGCGTCTAAGTCGCGCGTCGCTCCACTGAAAATGTTGTCTATTCCCCGCTTAGAACTTCAGGGGGCGCTGATTGGTTCACGTCTTGTGGGCACATTGGAGACCGAGCTCAACTTGCCTATCAAACGCAAAGTATATTGGACAGATTCAGAGATCGTCCTCAAGTACATAAATAATCCAGCTAGGCGCTTTAAACCATTTGTGGCAAATCGCGTCGCGAAGATACTGGTGAATACAGATGTGTCCGAATGGAGGCATGTTCCTACAGACCAAAATCCTGCTGATATCAGTTCACGAGGTCTCAAACTCAGGGAGTTGATCTGA
- the LOC135493557 gene encoding uncharacterized protein LOC135493557, producing the protein MKKRLATPTKTCSTLDATTASPSTSTITLTGYVHDVVTQSKHLTFKLQTAENTYQHVITFVPEQFKATLINNMENTFPIEIQNHGFIQSKNSKQMDVKLTSKTKITSLPKQLTFCHKPPSTVITAVNSIHHLPAFQKINIEVIVLAQEDNTETKNTTSGPMTLMNKYVSDASGLIKLTSWGDHIHSLEVGNSFKLTNVSVKEFNEEKSLSTAAQTIITPITQLTKYIQMETATINAELVGVDISKHYRCNMCSTLNNHVDSSYDRCQNCNCQQKLTKVENLYKGKGTFLQGKQCFKLNFSENCVSEIVDAIKAAQQANNQLSAQDVESFLLDYNSNFEVVFYKTTATIISCTPCE; encoded by the exons atgaagaaaagattAG ctaCGCCAACGAAGACATGTTCAACATTGGATGCTACCACAGCATCACCTTCAACATCAACCATCACACTAACTGGTTATGTGCATGATGTAGTGACCCAGTCCAAACACCTCACATTCAAATTACAAACTGCTGAAAATACATACCAGCATGTCATCACATTCGTACCTGAACAATTCAAAGCCACATTGATCAATAACATGGAAAACACATTTCCTATTGAAATCCAAAACCATGGATTCATTCAGTCCAAAAACTCAAAACAAATGGATGtgaaactaacatctaaaacaAAAATCACTTCACTTCCTAAGCAACTCACATTCTGCCACAAACCTCCATCAACTGTAATTACTGCAGTCAACAGCATTCACCACTTGCCAGCGTTTCAAAAGATAAACATAGAGGTCATTGTTCTTGCCCAAGAGGATAATACTGAAACAAAGAACACAACATCAGGGCCCATGACACTAATGAACAAGTATGTTTCTGATGCTAGCGGACTGATCAAATTGACATCATGGGGTGACCACATTCATTCTCTTGAGGTTGGAAACAGCTTCAAACTCACCAATGTTTCTGTCAAAGAATTCAATGAGGAAAAAAGTTTGTCAACAGCTGCACAAACAATCATCACTCCAATTACACAATTAACCAAGTACATACAAATGGAGACTGCCACTATCAATGCAGAACTTGTGGGAGTTGACATTTCAAAGCATTACAGATGCAACATGTGCTCCACCCTCAACAATCATGTCGATTCATCATATGACCGTTGTCAAAACTGTAACTGCCAACAAAAACTGACCAAAGTCGAAAACCTTTACAAAGGTAAAGGTACATTCCTACAAGGAAAACAATGCTTCAAATTGAACTTCAGTGAGAATTGTGTCTCGGAGATAGTAGATGCTATCAAAGCAGCTCAACAGGCAAATAACCAACTATCAGCACAGGACGTTGAATCCTTCTTACTGGATTACAACAGCAATTTTGAGGTTGTTTTCTACAAAACCACTGCAACGATTATCTCTTGTACTCCCTGTGAGTAA
- the LOC135494046 gene encoding uncharacterized protein LOC135494046, which produces MGLKGRQGELKINTMNSSALMDSQVVSFSIKPQNPSHGSYMHINGAYALNVKSFQCTTQTCSPSWDHCKDLDMPSEIKPDQVKLLIGLDNPEAHVQLEVRRGEPEDPLVVRTNLGWSLMGGDCNRESEFEPVSVNLIGVDQPARKDLNLEEFWTTEAFGVASKCTKPSSMEDLKAQKFLEDTTTFQDGHNVVGMLWRDLDSKLPNNITAARRRFDHLMKRFNQDPEYAKLYQETMNGYISQGYARLMTAKEAAVSTPRTWYLLHHGVTNPNKPGKVRVVYDAASSFQGHSLNSALMSGPDLLNSLFGVLQRFRLKPVGLVTDIRAMYHQVRVPENEADSLRFLFKEDVETPGPPQTYQMVSHVFGATDSPAYALYALRRTATDNAKEFSQEAVDMILRDSYMDDIAGAIGEVPSAAQEVDLLLIKGGFGTHQWLSNSRDVMEALHSLDLLTQEVRFDHDDHYIQRTLGVRWDIQDDVFTFVSQVKENPMTKRGLVSTMSSIFDPCGFRTPFTLRAKLLAQDLWKLGIGWDEDLPPETLGKWQDWRVE; this is translated from the coding sequence ATGGGTTTGAAAGGTCGTCAAGGAGAACTCAAGATAAACACTATGAACTCATCCGCTCTCATGGATTCTCAGGTTGTTTCCTTTAGCATCAAACCTCAGAATCCTAGTCATGGTTCATATATGCATATCAATGGGGCTTATGCATTGAATGTTAAGAGTTTTCAGTGTACCACTCAGACATGTTCTCCTAGTTGGGATCATTGTAAAGATCTTGACATGCCCTCTGAAATCAAGCCAGATCAGGTAAAGTTGCTCATAGGCCTAGATAATCCTGAAGCACATGTGCAGTTAGAAGTGAGAAGGGGTGAGCCGGAGGATCCGTTGGTGGTTCGCACTAACCTGGGTTGGTCATTGATGGGGGGTGATTGTAATCGCGAGTCAGAATTTGAGCCAGTCTCCGTCAATCTGATTGGTGTAGACCAACCGGCCCGTAAGGACTTGAACTTGGAGGAATTTTGGACCACTGAGGCATTCGGAGTTGCTTCAAAATGCACGAAACCGTCTTCGATGGAAGATCTAAAGGCGCAGAAGTTTCTAGAGGATACGACAACATTCCAGGACGGACATAACGTAGTCGGTATGCTGTGGAGGGACTTGGACTCGAAGCTCCCAAACAACATTACAGCCGCCAGACGCAGATTCGATCATCTGATGAAGCGGTTTAATCAGGATCCAGAGTATGCCAAGTTGTATCAGGAGACAATGAATGGGTACATTTCCCAGGGTTATGCCAGGCTTATGACTGCGAAAGAGGCGGCAGTGTCTACTCCACGTACATGGTACTTGCTACACCACGGGGTGACAAATCCCAACAAACCTGGTAAAGTACGCGTGGTGTATGATGCTGCTTCCTCATTCCAAGGCCACTCTTTGAATAGTGCATTGATGTCAGGACCGGATTTGTTAAACAGCTTGTTCGGGGTGCTACAACGTTTTAGGTTgaagccagtaggcctagtTACTGATATTCGTGCAATGTATCACCAGGTAAGGGTACCAGAGAATGAGGCCGATTCTCTCAGGTTTCTATTCAAGGAGGATGTGGAAACCCCAGGACCGCCACAAACTTATCAAATGGTCTCTCATGTGTTTGGGGCCACCGATAGCCCAGCCTATGCATTGTATGCACTTCGCCGCACAGCTACAGACAACGCGAAAGAATTTAGTCAGGAGGCAGTCGACATGATCCTACGTGATTCTTACATGGATGACATAGCAGGTGCCATAGGGGAGGTACCGTCCGCTGCacaggaagtggatcttttATTGATCAAGGGTGGATTTGGAACTCATCAGTGGCTGTCCAATAGTCGAGATGTGATGGAAGCTTTACACAGTCTGGATCTCCTCACCCAGGAGGTTCGAttcgatcatgatgaccattaCATTCAACGCACACTTGGAGTACGATGGGACATCCAGGATGACGTCTTCACGTTTGTTAGCCAAGTAAAGGAGAACCCGATGACAAAACGAGGATTAGTCAGTACGATGAGTTCAATTTTCGATCCCTGTGGTTTCAGAACACCGTTCACACTCAGGGCCAAACTGTTGGCTCAGGATTTATGGAAGCTGGGAATAGGATGGGATGAGGACCTACCGCCTGAGACGCTGGGAAAATGGCAGGATTGGAGAGTTGAATAG